The sequence below is a genomic window from Streptomyces sp. NBC_00289.
TATTGCGCACGCCCTGTCCCCCCGTCGGTCCTGAAGGAGCTGCGCTCCACCGACGACGCGGGACGGGAGACGGTTCCGGTGACGGACACGGAGGGCGGCGCTCCGCTCCGCTGCTGTCTGCGCCGCAGCGAGCCCGGCGAGCGGATCGCCCTGGTCTCGTACGCCCCACTGCGCCGCTGGGCGGCGGAGACGGGCGCCGACCCGGGGGCCTACGACGAGCGGGGGCCGGTGTTCGTCCACGCGGAGGAGTGCGCGGGGCCGGACGAGGACGGCCTCCCGTTCGCGAACGCCCACCGCGTCGTGCGCCGCTACTCCGCCGAGGGGCACATCCTCGGCGGGCGGCTGGTCGGCGCTCCCGAAGGGCTCGGGCAGGCGTGCGCGGAGGCGTTCGCCGACCCGGAGGTGGCACTCGTCCACGTCCGGGCCGTGGAGTACGGCTGCTTCCTGTACGAGGTGCGCCGCCCGTAGCTTTCCTCGCCCCCGCCGCCCTTTCCTTCCCGCCCCGGGGCGCCGCCCCGGACCCCGCTCCTCGAACGCCGGAGAGGCTGATCTTCAGCCGGTCAGGCGGTCAGTTCGGCCGCCACCAGCTCCGCGATCTGCACCGCGTTCAGCGCCGCGCCCTTGCGGAGGTTGTCGCTGGAGACGAACAGGGCGAGGCCGTGCTCCACCGTCTCGTCGGCGCGGACACGGCCGACGAACGAGGCGTCCTGGCCGGCCGCCTGCAGGGGCGTCGGGATGTCGGAGAGGGTCACGCCGGGCGCGCCGGCCAGCAGCTCCGTCGCCCGCTCCACGGACAGCGGACGCGCGAAGCGGGCGTTGATCTGGAGGGAGTGGCCGGAGAAGACCGGGACACGCACGCAGGTGCCGGAGACCTTGAGCCCGGGGATCTCCAGGATCTTGCGGGACTCGTTGCGCAGCTTCTGCTCCTCGTCGGTCTCGTGGAGACCGTCGTCGACGATCGAGCCGGCGAGCGGGAGCACGTTGAAGGCGATGGGCCGCTTGTAGACCTGGGGCTCGGGGAAGTCGACCGCCCCGCCGTCGTGGGTCAGCCTGTCGGCGTCGGCGACCACCTTCTGCGCCTGGCCGTGCAGCTCCGCCACGCCCGCGAGGCCCGAGCCGGACACCGCCTGGTAGGTGGCGACGACGAGGGCCTCCAGGCCCGCCTCCTCGTGCAGCGGCCGCAGCACCGGCATCGCGGCCATCGTGGTGCAGTTCGGGTTGGCGATGATGCCCTTGGGGCGGTCGGTGATCGCGTGCGGGTTCACCTCGGACACCACCAGCGGCACCTCGGGGTCCTTGCGCCAGGCGGAGGAGTTGTCGATCACGACCGGGCCCTGCGCGGCGACCTTCTCGGCCAGCGCCTTCGAGGTCGTGCCGCCCGCCGAGAACAGGACGATGTCCAGCCCCGAGTAGTCGGCCACGGCCGCGTCCTCCACGGTCACGCCGTCCAGGACCGTCCCCGCCGAGCGGGCCGAGGCGAACAGGCGCAGCTCGGTGACCGGGAAGTCCCGCTCCACGAGGATCCTGCGCATGACCGTGCCGACCTGACCGGTGGCTCCGACGATTCCGACCCTCACGGCGACTCCTTCGCGTGGCGTTCCTGTGCCTGCTGCAAGACCGAGGCGTTTCCATGATGCGTCCCACCCCGGCCAACCTGTCCAATTCTTTGCCCCGAGCGCCCGAGGAGTGGGACGACACGGGCGGGGGCGCGCTTGCGCACCTCTCGCCCGCAACGGCCCTGAGCTGCAGAAAATCATCTCGCGGGCGCTCTGTACCGCAAGCTGTACTGCCCCGTGCCTGCCCGCCGCCGTCCGGTCCACGCGAACGTGTGACGTACGCCTCTGCCGGAGTGCGGGAATCCGCGGGAAACTCTGCCGAACGTTCCGGCTCCCACCGGCGTCATAGGGGAAACGCGGCGAGGAGAGGGGTGGCTGTGCTGCGCAGAAAGGCGCGCCGCGGCCAGGGGGACGACGGACACGGCCTGCACCGTGTGCCCGACGACCCGCTGGACGCGGCCCAGGAACGCCGGGTGCGGGCGGTGCTCGCGCTCGGCGGCGTACCGCAGACGGACCTGCCGGACGGGGTGCAGCAGGTCCGCCTGCGGTTGCTGGAGCGGGCGGCGCGAGGGGACGAGGCGCCGCGTGACGTGTCCGCGTGGGCCGCGGTCGTCGCCTCCAACCTCGCCATGGACTGGCACCGCACCAAGCGCCGCCAGGAGCGGCTGGGGGAGCGCCTGGCCTCCCTGCGCCAGCACGAACACCCCTCGGGGGAGGACACCAGCGTGCTCTCCCTCGCCGTCGCCCAGGGCCTGGACGAGCTGCCCGACGCCCAGCGGCAGGTCCTCGTCCTGCGCTTCTTCGCCGATCTTCCGGTCCGGGGGATCGCCGAGGAGCTCGGCATACCGGAGGGCACGGTCAAGAGCAGGCTGCACACGGCGGTACGGGCTCTGCGCACCCGCCTGCACGAGGACGAGGTGGTGTGACGTGACCGCCGACAACCATGAGGACACCGGTGTGGACGCGCTGATGGCCGCGATCACCGGCGAGCAGCTGCCGCCCGAGGCCCGCGGGGACGCCGCCCTGCGGTCCGAGTACCGCTCCGCGGCCGCCGACGTGGCGCTGCTGCGGGAACAGCTCGCCGTCATCGCCGAAGCCCTGGACGAACCCGTACCCGCCCCGAAGCAGGCCCCCGTGCGAGCGCCGCGGCGCCGGCGACGGGCCTTCTCACTGGCCGTCGGCGCCCTCGCGGTGGCCTGCGCCGCCACGGTGTTCTCCGGTGTGGCGTGGCTCGCCGCCCAGAGCGGCGGGGGGATCGGCGACGAGTCCAGCGACAGTGACGCGAAGAGTGCCTCGGACAGTGCGGCAGGGCAGAACGCCCTGCGGGACGTGGCCTGCGCCCGGCTCGTCGTCGAGGGCACGGTCACGGCCGTCCGGCAACTGCCCGCCGATCCCGGCCTGGAGCGCGTCACCCTGCGCGTGATCCGTTCCTACAAGCCGGCCGAGGGCAAGGACGAGATCAGCGTGCTGCGGGACGAGACCACGGCGCCCGTCGTCCGCAGGGGCGACCACGTGCTCGTCGTGGGCACGCGCTCCGCGGTCGCCCCGGACACCTGGTTCGTCGGGGACAAGGAGGTGTCCGGGGAACGCGAGTGGGTCACCCGGGCGCTGGCCGAGTCGTCCGGCATCACGTGTGAGTGAGGGCGGGTACCAGGGACGAGGAAGGGGCGGGCGCCCGGCAGGCGCCCGCCCCTCGGTCGTACCGGATGGTTACGGCGTGACCTTCTCGATCTTCACGCTGCCGAGGCCCGCGACCGTGCCGCGCGCGTTCACCAGCTGGACCTGGCCGAAGAACTCACGGCCCTCCGGAGCGGCCGCCGCGGCGGTGACGCTCGCCGAGACGTTCGTCGAGGCGCCCGTGGCGAGCTTCACCGGCGACGACTCGTCGACGGTGACCGTCCCGAGCGAGGCGGAGAAGAACACGTCCTGGTAGTCGTACGCCGTGGTGCCGGCCGGAACCGCGTAGCCGGCGACCTCGATGGTGTACGTACCGGCGGCCGGCGAGGCCACGGAGACGGCCTCCTCGGAGTCGCCGTCGGCGGACTGGCCGACCTGCGTGCCGTTCGCGTCGTAGACCGTCAGGTCCAGGTCGGCGGAGGCGTCGGAGACGTTGCCGATGGCGACGTCCAGCGACTTGGCGCCCGCGGGGACCTCGACCGTGGTGGTCTGCGTCTCGCCCTGCGCGATGGTCGGGCGGGCCGACTTGGACGAGCCGAGCGGGCCGCCGACCAGCTTGCCGTCGATGGCGGCGAAGTTGTTCTTCACCTTCCAGGAGGCGCTGACCGGCGTGCCGACCTTGGCCTCGGGGACGGTCACGACCTCCGGGTCGAAGGCCGCGCCGTAGACGGTGACGTCCAGCTTGTACGGGTTGTCGAGCAGCGGCGACGTACGGCGCGACTCGACCTCGATCTCCCAGACGCCGGCCTGCGGGTCCGCGTACGAACGCGCGTCGGGCTTGCAGCCGTTGCCGTCGAGGTAGTTGTTGTAGCAGTACGGGGTGCCGGTCTCCTCGACCGGAACGCCGTACGGGTGGATGGCGATGAACCGGGTCTGGCTCTTGGCCTTCAGCCCGCCGATCGCGACCTCGAGGGACTTGGCGCCCTCGGGGACGGTCACGAAGTACGACCGGGTGCTGTTGCGCTGCACCGAGTTCGACGCCGTGTAGGTGAACTTGACCGGAGCCGAGACCACGACGGTGGTCAGGATCTGCTTGTCGGTCCCCTCGGTGCCCGGGTCGTCGACCTCCAGGATCGCGCTCTTGAGGCCCGCGGACTTCGGAGCGGCCTGGACCTTGACGGTCACCGGCTTGTTCAGCGGCAGCTTGACCTCGTCGGAGCCGACGATCTTGAAC
It includes:
- a CDS encoding DUF1203 domain-containing protein, with the protein product MTTYCARPVPPSVLKELRSTDDAGRETVPVTDTEGGAPLRCCLRRSEPGERIALVSYAPLRRWAAETGADPGAYDERGPVFVHAEECAGPDEDGLPFANAHRVVRRYSAEGHILGGRLVGAPEGLGQACAEAFADPEVALVHVRAVEYGCFLYEVRRP
- a CDS encoding aspartate-semialdehyde dehydrogenase; the protein is MRVGIVGATGQVGTVMRRILVERDFPVTELRLFASARSAGTVLDGVTVEDAAVADYSGLDIVLFSAGGTTSKALAEKVAAQGPVVIDNSSAWRKDPEVPLVVSEVNPHAITDRPKGIIANPNCTTMAAMPVLRPLHEEAGLEALVVATYQAVSGSGLAGVAELHGQAQKVVADADRLTHDGGAVDFPEPQVYKRPIAFNVLPLAGSIVDDGLHETDEEQKLRNESRKILEIPGLKVSGTCVRVPVFSGHSLQINARFARPLSVERATELLAGAPGVTLSDIPTPLQAAGQDASFVGRVRADETVEHGLALFVSSDNLRKGAALNAVQIAELVAAELTA
- a CDS encoding RNA polymerase sigma factor, giving the protein MAVLRRKARRGQGDDGHGLHRVPDDPLDAAQERRVRAVLALGGVPQTDLPDGVQQVRLRLLERAARGDEAPRDVSAWAAVVASNLAMDWHRTKRRQERLGERLASLRQHEHPSGEDTSVLSLAVAQGLDELPDAQRQVLVLRFFADLPVRGIAEELGIPEGTVKSRLHTAVRALRTRLHEDEVV